A window from Lampris incognitus isolate fLamInc1 chromosome 5, fLamInc1.hap2, whole genome shotgun sequence encodes these proteins:
- the anxa5b gene encoding annexin A5b — MASRGTVKASANFNANQDAEALYKAMKGLGTDEDVILQLLTSRSNAQRQQIKSAYKTLHGKDLINDLKGELGGKFETVIVALMTPPITYDVTLLRNAIKGAGTDEKVLVEILASRKAQQIKDIVAAYREDYDDNLEEDIAGDTSGHFKRLLIILLQASRQQGIQEGTIESDAQALFKAGEEKFGTDEQQFVTILGNRSAEHLRKVFDAYMKLTGYEMEESIQRETSGGLRDLLLAVVKCARSVPAYFAETLYYAMKGAGTDDQTLIRVMVSRSEVDMLDIKREFRRMFPNSLHSMIMGDTSGDYRNTLLLLCGGDDA, encoded by the exons GCCAGCAGAGGAACTGTGAAAGCCAGTGCAAACTTCAATGCCAATCAGGATGCCGAGGCCCTGTACAAGGCCATGAAAGGACTTg GTACGGATGAGGATGTCATCTTGCAGCTGTTGACATCTCGCAGCAACGCCCAGAGGCAGCAGATCAAGTCTGCCTACAAAACCCTTCACGGAAAG GATCTGATAAATGACCTGAAGGGGGAGCTGGGTGGCAAATTTGAGACCGTCATCGTGGCTCTGATGACCCCACCCATCACCTATGATGTGACTTTACTCCGCAATGCCATTAAG GGGGCGGGGACAGATGAGAAGGTTCTCGTAGAGATTCTGGCCTCCAGAAAAGCCCAGCAGATCAAGGACATCGTAGCTGCCTACAGAGAGG ATTATGATGATAACCTGGAGGAGGACATAGCTGGTGATACGTCAGGACACTTTAAGAGGCTGTTGATCATCCTGCTTCAG GCTAGCAGGCAGCAGGGGATCCAGGAGGGAACCATCGAGAGTGATGCTCAG gCCCTTTTCAAGGCAGGAGAGGAGAAATTTGGCACCGATGAGCAACAATTTGTCACCATCCTGGGCAACAGGAGTGCAGAACATCTGAGGAAAG TGTTTGATGCCTACATGAAGCTGACAGGATACGAGATGGAGGAAAGCATTCAGAGGGAGACTTCTGGAGGCCTGAGAGACCTGCTGCTTGCCGTAG TGAAGTGTGCCAGGAGTGTCCCAGCCTATTTTGCTGAGACTCTGTACTACGCCATGAAG GGGGCTGGGACTGATGACCAGACCCTGATCAGGGTGATGGTGTCCCGCAGTGAGgtggacatgttggacatcaaaAGGGAGTTTAGGAGGATGTTTCCCAACTCTCTGCACTCTATGATTATG GGCGATACCTCTGGCGATTACCGCAACACCTTACTTCTACTCTGTGGAGGGGACGACGCCTAA